A region of Rhinoraja longicauda isolate Sanriku21f chromosome 1, sRhiLon1.1, whole genome shotgun sequence DNA encodes the following proteins:
- the LOC144594736 gene encoding septin-11 isoform X2 has product MSAGRERLEVCGWTPCDSHMSQCEDLRNMNLSGHVGFDSLPDQLVNKSTIQGFCFNILCVGETGIGKSTLMDTLFNTKFENAQASHNEPGVRLKSRSYELQESNVWLKLTIVDTVGFGDQINKEDSYKPIVEYIDAQFEVYLQEELKIKRSFYNYHDSRIHTCLYFIAPTGHSLKSLDLVTMKKLDSKVNIVPIIAKADTISKSELHKFKIKIMSELVSNGVQIYQFPTDDETVAEINSTMNGHLPFAVVGSTEEIKIGNKMAKARQYPWGIVQVENENHCDFVKLREMLIRVNMEDLREQTHTRHYELYRRCKLEEMGFKDTDPDNKPFSLQETYEAKRNEFLTELQKKEEEMRQMFVMRVKEKESELKVAEKELHAKFDYLKKTHQDEKKKLEDKKKELEDEMNAFNKRKAATQWLQSQAQQSSQTSKKDKKNASFT; this is encoded by the exons TCTCAGTGTGAAGACCTGCGAAACATGAATCTTTCTGGTCATGTGGGATTTGATAGCCTTCCAGATCAGCTGGTCAACAAGTCAACAATTCAAGGGTTTTGTTTCAATATTCTTTGTGTAG GTGAAACTGGTATTGGGAAATCAACGTTAATGGACACATTGTTCAATACTAAATTTGAAAATGCACAAGCATCGCACAACGAGCCTGGTGTCCGGTTAAAATCTCGCAGTTACGAATTGCAGGAGAGCAATGTATGGCTAAAGCTGACCATTGTAGATACAGTGGGTTTTGGGGATCAGATAAACAAGGAAGACAG CTACAAGCCTATTGTTGAATACATTGATGCACAGTTTGAAGTATACCTTCAGGAAGAATTGAAAATCAAGCGTTCGTTCTACAATTATCATGACTCCAGAATTCACACCTGCTTGTACTTCATTGCGCCCACAGGACACTCACTAAAATCTCTTGATCTTGTTACCATGAAAAAATTAGACAGCAAG GTGAATATAGTCCCGATAATTGCCAAAGCCGACACAATCTCAAAGAGCGAACTACATAAATTCAAGATCAAAATCATGAGTGAATTAGTCAGTAATGGCGTGCAGATTTACCAGTTCCCAACGGATGATGAAACTGTTGCGGAAATCAATTCAACAATGAAT GGTCATCTTCCATTTGCTGTCGTTGGCAGCACTGAAGAAATTAAGATTGGAAATAAAATGGCGAAAGCTCGACAATATCCTTGGGGAATTGTACAGG TGGAAAACGAAAACCACTGTGACTTTGTGAAGCTTCGTGAAATGTTGATTCGTGTAAATATGGAGGATCTGAGGGAGCAGACACATACTCGTCATTATGAACTGTACAGACGATGTAAGCTGGAGGAAATGGGATTTAAGGACACCGACCCTGACAACAAACCATTCAG TCTGCAGGAGACCTACGAGGCAAAGCGAAATGAATTCTTAACTGAGCTGCAGAAAAAGGAGGAAGAGATGAGACAAATGTTCGTCATGAGGGTAAAAGAAAAGGAGTCTGAGCTGAAGGTGGCTGAAAAAGAG CTTCATGCAAAATTTGATTACCTGAAGAAGACTCATCAGGATGAGAAGAAGAAACTCGAGGATAAGAAGAAGGAGCTGGAGGATGAAATGAATGCTTTCAACAAAAGGAAAGCAGCAACTCAATGGCTTCAATCACAGGCTCAGCAATCTTCCCAGACAAGCAAAAAGGACAAGAAAAA
- the LOC144594736 gene encoding septin-11 isoform X4 → MAALVGRKPSQCEDLRNMNLSGHVGFDSLPDQLVNKSTIQGFCFNILCVGETGIGKSTLMDTLFNTKFENAQASHNEPGVRLKSRSYELQESNVWLKLTIVDTVGFGDQINKEDSYKPIVEYIDAQFEVYLQEELKIKRSFYNYHDSRIHTCLYFIAPTGHSLKSLDLVTMKKLDSKVNIVPIIAKADTISKSELHKFKIKIMSELVSNGVQIYQFPTDDETVAEINSTMNGHLPFAVVGSTEEIKIGNKMAKARQYPWGIVQVENENHCDFVKLREMLIRVNMEDLREQTHTRHYELYRRCKLEEMGFKDTDPDNKPFSLQETYEAKRNEFLTELQKKEEEMRQMFVMRVKEKESELKVAEKELHAKFDYLKKTHQDEKKKLEDKKKELEDEMNAFNKRKAATQWLQSQAQQSSQTSKKDKKNNPWLCTE, encoded by the exons TCTCAGTGTGAAGACCTGCGAAACATGAATCTTTCTGGTCATGTGGGATTTGATAGCCTTCCAGATCAGCTGGTCAACAAGTCAACAATTCAAGGGTTTTGTTTCAATATTCTTTGTGTAG GTGAAACTGGTATTGGGAAATCAACGTTAATGGACACATTGTTCAATACTAAATTTGAAAATGCACAAGCATCGCACAACGAGCCTGGTGTCCGGTTAAAATCTCGCAGTTACGAATTGCAGGAGAGCAATGTATGGCTAAAGCTGACCATTGTAGATACAGTGGGTTTTGGGGATCAGATAAACAAGGAAGACAG CTACAAGCCTATTGTTGAATACATTGATGCACAGTTTGAAGTATACCTTCAGGAAGAATTGAAAATCAAGCGTTCGTTCTACAATTATCATGACTCCAGAATTCACACCTGCTTGTACTTCATTGCGCCCACAGGACACTCACTAAAATCTCTTGATCTTGTTACCATGAAAAAATTAGACAGCAAG GTGAATATAGTCCCGATAATTGCCAAAGCCGACACAATCTCAAAGAGCGAACTACATAAATTCAAGATCAAAATCATGAGTGAATTAGTCAGTAATGGCGTGCAGATTTACCAGTTCCCAACGGATGATGAAACTGTTGCGGAAATCAATTCAACAATGAAT GGTCATCTTCCATTTGCTGTCGTTGGCAGCACTGAAGAAATTAAGATTGGAAATAAAATGGCGAAAGCTCGACAATATCCTTGGGGAATTGTACAGG TGGAAAACGAAAACCACTGTGACTTTGTGAAGCTTCGTGAAATGTTGATTCGTGTAAATATGGAGGATCTGAGGGAGCAGACACATACTCGTCATTATGAACTGTACAGACGATGTAAGCTGGAGGAAATGGGATTTAAGGACACCGACCCTGACAACAAACCATTCAG TCTGCAGGAGACCTACGAGGCAAAGCGAAATGAATTCTTAACTGAGCTGCAGAAAAAGGAGGAAGAGATGAGACAAATGTTCGTCATGAGGGTAAAAGAAAAGGAGTCTGAGCTGAAGGTGGCTGAAAAAGAG CTTCATGCAAAATTTGATTACCTGAAGAAGACTCATCAGGATGAGAAGAAGAAACTCGAGGATAAGAAGAAGGAGCTGGAGGATGAAATGAATGCTTTCAACAAAAGGAAAGCAGCAACTCAATGGCTTCAATCACAGGCTCAGCAATCTTCCCAGACAAGCAAAAAGGACAAGAAAAA
- the LOC144594736 gene encoding septin-11 isoform X3: MSAGRERLEVCGWTPCDSHMSQCEDLRNMNLSGHVGFDSLPDQLVNKSTIQGFCFNILCVGETGIGKSTLMDTLFNTKFENAQASHNEPGVRLKSRSYELQESNVWLKLTIVDTVGFGDQINKEDSYKPIVEYIDAQFEVYLQEELKIKRSFYNYHDSRIHTCLYFIAPTGHSLKSLDLVTMKKLDSKVNIVPIIAKADTISKSELHKFKIKIMSELVSNGVQIYQFPTDDETVAEINSTMNGHLPFAVVGSTEEIKIGNKMAKARQYPWGIVQVENENHCDFVKLREMLIRVNMEDLREQTHTRHYELYRRCKLEEMGFKDTDPDNKPFSLQETYEAKRNEFLTELQKKEEEMRQMFVMRVKEKESELKVAEKELHAKFDYLKKTHQDEKKKLEDKKKELEDEMNAFNKRKAATQWLQSQAQQSSQTSKKDKKNFFI, from the exons TCTCAGTGTGAAGACCTGCGAAACATGAATCTTTCTGGTCATGTGGGATTTGATAGCCTTCCAGATCAGCTGGTCAACAAGTCAACAATTCAAGGGTTTTGTTTCAATATTCTTTGTGTAG GTGAAACTGGTATTGGGAAATCAACGTTAATGGACACATTGTTCAATACTAAATTTGAAAATGCACAAGCATCGCACAACGAGCCTGGTGTCCGGTTAAAATCTCGCAGTTACGAATTGCAGGAGAGCAATGTATGGCTAAAGCTGACCATTGTAGATACAGTGGGTTTTGGGGATCAGATAAACAAGGAAGACAG CTACAAGCCTATTGTTGAATACATTGATGCACAGTTTGAAGTATACCTTCAGGAAGAATTGAAAATCAAGCGTTCGTTCTACAATTATCATGACTCCAGAATTCACACCTGCTTGTACTTCATTGCGCCCACAGGACACTCACTAAAATCTCTTGATCTTGTTACCATGAAAAAATTAGACAGCAAG GTGAATATAGTCCCGATAATTGCCAAAGCCGACACAATCTCAAAGAGCGAACTACATAAATTCAAGATCAAAATCATGAGTGAATTAGTCAGTAATGGCGTGCAGATTTACCAGTTCCCAACGGATGATGAAACTGTTGCGGAAATCAATTCAACAATGAAT GGTCATCTTCCATTTGCTGTCGTTGGCAGCACTGAAGAAATTAAGATTGGAAATAAAATGGCGAAAGCTCGACAATATCCTTGGGGAATTGTACAGG TGGAAAACGAAAACCACTGTGACTTTGTGAAGCTTCGTGAAATGTTGATTCGTGTAAATATGGAGGATCTGAGGGAGCAGACACATACTCGTCATTATGAACTGTACAGACGATGTAAGCTGGAGGAAATGGGATTTAAGGACACCGACCCTGACAACAAACCATTCAG TCTGCAGGAGACCTACGAGGCAAAGCGAAATGAATTCTTAACTGAGCTGCAGAAAAAGGAGGAAGAGATGAGACAAATGTTCGTCATGAGGGTAAAAGAAAAGGAGTCTGAGCTGAAGGTGGCTGAAAAAGAG CTTCATGCAAAATTTGATTACCTGAAGAAGACTCATCAGGATGAGAAGAAGAAACTCGAGGATAAGAAGAAGGAGCTGGAGGATGAAATGAATGCTTTCAACAAAAGGAAAGCAGCAACTCAATGGCTTCAATCACAGGCTCAGCAATCTTCCCAGACAAGCAAAAAGGACAAGAAAAA
- the LOC144594736 gene encoding septin-11 isoform X1 yields MSAGRERLEVCGWTPCDSHMSQCEDLRNMNLSGHVGFDSLPDQLVNKSTIQGFCFNILCVGETGIGKSTLMDTLFNTKFENAQASHNEPGVRLKSRSYELQESNVWLKLTIVDTVGFGDQINKEDSYKPIVEYIDAQFEVYLQEELKIKRSFYNYHDSRIHTCLYFIAPTGHSLKSLDLVTMKKLDSKVNIVPIIAKADTISKSELHKFKIKIMSELVSNGVQIYQFPTDDETVAEINSTMNGHLPFAVVGSTEEIKIGNKMAKARQYPWGIVQVENENHCDFVKLREMLIRVNMEDLREQTHTRHYELYRRCKLEEMGFKDTDPDNKPFSLQETYEAKRNEFLTELQKKEEEMRQMFVMRVKEKESELKVAEKELHAKFDYLKKTHQDEKKKLEDKKKELEDEMNAFNKRKAATQWLQSQAQQSSQTSKKDKKNNPWLCTE; encoded by the exons TCTCAGTGTGAAGACCTGCGAAACATGAATCTTTCTGGTCATGTGGGATTTGATAGCCTTCCAGATCAGCTGGTCAACAAGTCAACAATTCAAGGGTTTTGTTTCAATATTCTTTGTGTAG GTGAAACTGGTATTGGGAAATCAACGTTAATGGACACATTGTTCAATACTAAATTTGAAAATGCACAAGCATCGCACAACGAGCCTGGTGTCCGGTTAAAATCTCGCAGTTACGAATTGCAGGAGAGCAATGTATGGCTAAAGCTGACCATTGTAGATACAGTGGGTTTTGGGGATCAGATAAACAAGGAAGACAG CTACAAGCCTATTGTTGAATACATTGATGCACAGTTTGAAGTATACCTTCAGGAAGAATTGAAAATCAAGCGTTCGTTCTACAATTATCATGACTCCAGAATTCACACCTGCTTGTACTTCATTGCGCCCACAGGACACTCACTAAAATCTCTTGATCTTGTTACCATGAAAAAATTAGACAGCAAG GTGAATATAGTCCCGATAATTGCCAAAGCCGACACAATCTCAAAGAGCGAACTACATAAATTCAAGATCAAAATCATGAGTGAATTAGTCAGTAATGGCGTGCAGATTTACCAGTTCCCAACGGATGATGAAACTGTTGCGGAAATCAATTCAACAATGAAT GGTCATCTTCCATTTGCTGTCGTTGGCAGCACTGAAGAAATTAAGATTGGAAATAAAATGGCGAAAGCTCGACAATATCCTTGGGGAATTGTACAGG TGGAAAACGAAAACCACTGTGACTTTGTGAAGCTTCGTGAAATGTTGATTCGTGTAAATATGGAGGATCTGAGGGAGCAGACACATACTCGTCATTATGAACTGTACAGACGATGTAAGCTGGAGGAAATGGGATTTAAGGACACCGACCCTGACAACAAACCATTCAG TCTGCAGGAGACCTACGAGGCAAAGCGAAATGAATTCTTAACTGAGCTGCAGAAAAAGGAGGAAGAGATGAGACAAATGTTCGTCATGAGGGTAAAAGAAAAGGAGTCTGAGCTGAAGGTGGCTGAAAAAGAG CTTCATGCAAAATTTGATTACCTGAAGAAGACTCATCAGGATGAGAAGAAGAAACTCGAGGATAAGAAGAAGGAGCTGGAGGATGAAATGAATGCTTTCAACAAAAGGAAAGCAGCAACTCAATGGCTTCAATCACAGGCTCAGCAATCTTCCCAGACAAGCAAAAAGGACAAGAAAAA
- the LOC144594736 gene encoding septin-11 isoform X5: MDTLFNTKFENAQASHNEPGVRLKSRSYELQESNVWLKLTIVDTVGFGDQINKEDSYKPIVEYIDAQFEVYLQEELKIKRSFYNYHDSRIHTCLYFIAPTGHSLKSLDLVTMKKLDSKVNIVPIIAKADTISKSELHKFKIKIMSELVSNGVQIYQFPTDDETVAEINSTMNGHLPFAVVGSTEEIKIGNKMAKARQYPWGIVQVENENHCDFVKLREMLIRVNMEDLREQTHTRHYELYRRCKLEEMGFKDTDPDNKPFSLQETYEAKRNEFLTELQKKEEEMRQMFVMRVKEKESELKVAEKELHAKFDYLKKTHQDEKKKLEDKKKELEDEMNAFNKRKAATQWLQSQAQQSSQTSKKDKKNNPWLCTE; encoded by the exons ATGGACACATTGTTCAATACTAAATTTGAAAATGCACAAGCATCGCACAACGAGCCTGGTGTCCGGTTAAAATCTCGCAGTTACGAATTGCAGGAGAGCAATGTATGGCTAAAGCTGACCATTGTAGATACAGTGGGTTTTGGGGATCAGATAAACAAGGAAGACAG CTACAAGCCTATTGTTGAATACATTGATGCACAGTTTGAAGTATACCTTCAGGAAGAATTGAAAATCAAGCGTTCGTTCTACAATTATCATGACTCCAGAATTCACACCTGCTTGTACTTCATTGCGCCCACAGGACACTCACTAAAATCTCTTGATCTTGTTACCATGAAAAAATTAGACAGCAAG GTGAATATAGTCCCGATAATTGCCAAAGCCGACACAATCTCAAAGAGCGAACTACATAAATTCAAGATCAAAATCATGAGTGAATTAGTCAGTAATGGCGTGCAGATTTACCAGTTCCCAACGGATGATGAAACTGTTGCGGAAATCAATTCAACAATGAAT GGTCATCTTCCATTTGCTGTCGTTGGCAGCACTGAAGAAATTAAGATTGGAAATAAAATGGCGAAAGCTCGACAATATCCTTGGGGAATTGTACAGG TGGAAAACGAAAACCACTGTGACTTTGTGAAGCTTCGTGAAATGTTGATTCGTGTAAATATGGAGGATCTGAGGGAGCAGACACATACTCGTCATTATGAACTGTACAGACGATGTAAGCTGGAGGAAATGGGATTTAAGGACACCGACCCTGACAACAAACCATTCAG TCTGCAGGAGACCTACGAGGCAAAGCGAAATGAATTCTTAACTGAGCTGCAGAAAAAGGAGGAAGAGATGAGACAAATGTTCGTCATGAGGGTAAAAGAAAAGGAGTCTGAGCTGAAGGTGGCTGAAAAAGAG CTTCATGCAAAATTTGATTACCTGAAGAAGACTCATCAGGATGAGAAGAAGAAACTCGAGGATAAGAAGAAGGAGCTGGAGGATGAAATGAATGCTTTCAACAAAAGGAAAGCAGCAACTCAATGGCTTCAATCACAGGCTCAGCAATCTTCCCAGACAAGCAAAAAGGACAAGAAAAA